One Setaria viridis chromosome 5, Setaria_viridis_v4.0, whole genome shotgun sequence genomic region harbors:
- the LOC117854818 gene encoding cysteine-rich receptor-like protein kinase 6: MGPHLFVAVVTIVAAVALFAPFAAGYPWQVCGTTNAFAAKSTYQANLNRLAAMLPGNASASPNLYATAVVGAVPEQVWAMALCRGDANATACGSCLAQAFRDVQNDCPYNKDATIYYDPCTLHYSDVHTLAGDDDTGPITDAYGVTNNGNVTSDQPRFNALLAALLNATADYAAFNSTRRFATGQADFFDKNFPKVYSLAQCPPDQPPALCRKCLAGIIADGLPRFLNSIGGRVLWVNCTYRFETAPFYSGPAMVRLPSPGAGAPAPGPAVETPPAAGEGRRNYNVPGIVLAVVLAVLAALNLVACLCFWRRRQRQRRRPTAEAKKPYQAEDVEMVDSMMMDVSTLRTATGDFDESNKLGEGGFGAVYKGILPDGDEIAVKRLSDSSTQGEDELKNELALVAKLKHKNLVMLVGVCLEQQERLLVYEYVPNRSLDLILFDTQNENHEQLDWRQRYRIINGIARGLQYLHEDSQLKVVHRDLKASNILLDANMNPKISDFGLARIFDRDQTQANTSQIVGTYGYMAPEYVMRGNYSVKSDAFSFGVMVLEIVTGRNNSKQSGDLLNTVWEHWEAGTVMELVDPSMNGSFPEGDVLRCFHIGLLCVQGDPAARPVLSSVVMMLGTDTISLQAPSKPGWVLRQGQQPKHGGADDVGAGLRTGMQNSL, from the exons ATGGGTCCCCACCTCTTCGTGGCCGTGGTCaccatcgtcgccgccgtcgcgctgtTTGCGCCCTTCGCCGCGGGCTACCCATGGCAGGTGTGCGGCACGACGAACGCCTTCGCGGCCAAGAGCACGTACCAGGCCAACCTCAACCGCCTCGCCGCCATGCTGCCCGGTAACGCCTCAGCGTCGCCGAACCTCTACGCCACCGCTGTCGTCGGCGCCGTGCCGGAGCAGGTCTGGGCCATGGCGCTCTGCCGCGGCGACGCCAACGCGACGGCCTGCGGCAGCTGCCTCGCGCAGGCGTTCCGCGACGTGCAGAACGACTGCCCCTACAACAAGGACGCCACCATCTACTACGACCCCTGCACGCTCCACTACTCCGACGTGCAcaccctcgccggcgacgacgacaccgGCCCGATCACCGACGCGTACGGCGTCACCAACAACGGCAACGTCACCTCCGACCAGCCCCGGTTCAACGCCCTCCTGGCGGCGCTCCTCAACGCCACCGCCGACTACGCCGCGTTCAACTCCACGCGGCGGTTCGCCACCGGGCAGGCCGACTTCTTCGACAAGAACTTCCCCAAGGTGTACAGCCTGGCGCAGTGCCCGCCGGACCAGCCGCCGGCGCTCTGCCGGAAGTGCCTCGCCGGGATTATAGCGGACGGCTTGCCGAGGTTCCTGAACTCTATCGGAGGCAGGGTGCTTTGGGTGAACTGCACCTACCGGTTCGAGACCGCGCCCTTCTACAGTGGTCCGGCGATGGTGCGGCTGCCATCACCGGGCGCtggagcgccggcgccgggaccGGCCGTGGAGACGCCGCCAGCAGCCGGTGAAG GGAGGAGAAACTACAATGTGCCGGGTATTGTTCTTGCCGTTGTGCTGGCTGTGCTAGCAGCCTTGAACCTCGTCGCCTGCCTCTGTttctggaggcggcggcagcggcagcggcggcgaccaaCTGCGGAAGCGAAGAAGCCAT ATCAAGCAGAGGATGTGGAAATGGTGGACTCCATGATGATGGACGTCTCCACCCTGCGAACGGCGACCGGAGATTTCGACGAGAGCAACAAGCTCGGCGAAGGCGGGTTCGGCGCGGTGTACAAG GGTATCCTCCCCGACGGCGACGAGATAGCAGTGAAGCGGCTGTCGGACAGCTCGACGCAGGGAGAGGACGAGCTGAAGAACGAGCTCGCGCTGGTGGCCAAACTGAAGCACAAGAACCTCGTCATGCTTGTCGGCGTCTGCCTTGAGCAGCAGGAGAGACTGCTCGTCTACGAGTATGTCCCCAACCGGAGCCTCGACCTGATCCTCTTCG ACACTCAGAATGAGAACCATGAGCAGCTGGACTGGAGGCAGAGGTACAGGATCATAAATGGCATCGCTCGAGGCCTGCAGTACCTCCATGAGGACTCGCAGCTCAAAGTTGTCCACCGTGATCTCAAGGCTAGCAACATCCTGTTAGACGCGAACATGAACCCCAAGATCTCGGACTTCGGCCTTGCAAGGATCTTCGACCGAGACCAGACGCAGGCAAACACAAGCCAAATCGTCGGAACCTA TGGGTACATGGCGCCAGAGTACGTGATGCGCGGGAACTACTCGGTGAAGTCGGACGCCTTCAGCTTCGGCGTCATGGTGCTGGAGATCGTCACGGGGAGGAACAACTCAAAACAATCTGGAGATCTCTTGAACACT GTTTGGGAGCATTGGGAGGCCGGGACggtgatggagttggtagacCCGTCCATGAACGGCAGCTTCCCGGAGGGCGACGTGTTGAGATGCTTCCATATTGGGTTGTTGTGCGTCCAGGGAGATCCGGCGGCCCGGCCAGTGCTGTCTTCGGTGGTGATGATGCTCGGCACCGACACGATCAGCCTCCAGGCCCCGTCCAAGCCGGGGTGGGTTCTTCGCCAGGGACAACAGCCAAAacacggcggcgccgacgacgtcgGTGCAGGGTTACGCACGGGAATGCAGAACAGTTTGTAG
- the LOC140222850 gene encoding uncharacterized protein — protein sequence MGYLIGVNPALWKIVDVIKSSLRAEEFDKIDILESAKDVWDTLFINHQGIRKVREGRIRALESEFNCFIIRENETPHEMYNRLNKILNKITYLGSDNWGRREVVDQILSAYMARDVQLPILLREKKGFKKFTLADVIGRIKEHLITVKESKLSQEMSKIHKQLKKNNGVALKASNKNKEKKASSSKVTTKDDSDDSSDGESMNEEEMTLFMRKFKKVMKKSGSFHKNKDKSKTKIKSKRPCFRCGKESHFTTDCLEVKHKKEGFSKFDKSKYKKKNIGEAHLGQEWDCNEENSNFDEEVGLDKIAIRVATSKSSLFEDLTDDENAFTHTCLMDRGPKAYSAGGTK from the exons ATGGGGTATTTGATAGGGGTCAACCCCGCTCTTTGGAAGATTGTTGAT GTCATCAAGAGTTCACTACGTGCTGAAGAATTTGACAAGATTGATATATTGGAATCCGCCAAAGATGTATGGGACACTCTCTTCATTAATCATCAAGGAATAAGGAAAGTTAGGGAAGGAAGGATAAGAGCATTAGAGAGTGAGTTCAACTGCTTCATCATTAGAGAGAATGAGACACCACATGAGATGTACAATAGATTGAACAAGATACTCAACAAAATAACATATCTTGGTAGTGACAATTGGGGAAGGAGAGAAGTGGTTGACCAGATTCTATCGGCCTACATGGCAAGAGATGTACAACTCCCTATCTTGCTAAGAGAGAAGAAAGGGTTCAAGAAGTTCACCCTGGCGGATGTGATTGGAAGAATTAAGGAACATCTCATTACCGTCAAGGAATCTAAGCTATCTCAAGAGATGTCCAAGATTCATAAGCAATTGAAAAAGAACAATGGAGTAGCTCTCAAGGCAagcaacaagaacaaagagaaGAAAGCAAGTTCATCCAAGGTAACCACCAAGGATGATAGTGATGATAGTAGTGATGGTGAAAGCATGAATGAAGAAGAAATGACTCTATTTATGAGGAAGTTCAAGAAAGTGATGAAGAAGAGTGGTTCCTTTCACAAGAACAAGGATAAGAGCAAGACAAAGATAAAGTCAAAGAGGCCATGCTTCAGATGTGGCAAGGAAAGTCATTTCACTACGGATTGTCTGGAAGTTAAACACAAGAAGGAAGGATTCTCCAAGTTTGACAAGAGCAagtacaaaaagaaaaatattggtgaagCTCACTTGGGTCAAGAATGGGATTGTAATGAAGAAAACTCGAACTTCGATGAAGAAGTAGGATTGGACAAAATAGCTATTAGAGTAGCAACCTCCAAGTCATCTCTATTTGAAGATCTCACCGATGATGAAAATGCCTTCACCCACACTTGTCTCATGGATAGAGGCCCTAAGGCTTACTCCGCCGGTGGAACTAAATGA